The following proteins are co-located in the Halarsenatibacter silvermanii genome:
- a CDS encoding nitroreductase family protein — translation MDTISAIKDRSSIRKYKDEPVEDEKIKRILKMGIEAPSGKNRQPWNFVVLQNDPKQDIIDIVHNKARSLKKEGEEVGTSLSTIRTLRQAPVLILIFNPYSDKDRQTLDEYQHSVDTQSVGAAIENMLLAATDMGLGSLWICDVFVAEDEIAEWLEVDDELVAAVALGHSAEDAEKTEREDVESLTTWIGEDSDEE, via the coding sequence ATGGATACAATCAGCGCAATAAAGGATCGGTCGAGCATCCGCAAATACAAGGACGAACCTGTGGAAGATGAGAAGATAAAACGGATTTTGAAAATGGGGATTGAAGCTCCTTCTGGTAAGAACAGGCAGCCCTGGAACTTTGTAGTGCTGCAGAACGATCCCAAGCAGGATATAATCGATATAGTACATAACAAAGCCCGGTCTTTGAAAAAAGAAGGTGAGGAAGTCGGGACAAGTCTCTCGACTATCAGAACTCTGCGCCAGGCGCCGGTACTGATTTTAATTTTTAACCCCTATTCGGATAAAGATCGCCAGACACTCGATGAGTATCAGCATTCTGTCGATACTCAGTCGGTGGGGGCTGCCATAGAGAATATGCTGCTGGCTGCCACCGATATGGGGCTGGGCAGTCTCTGGATCTGTGATGTCTTTGTGGCTGAAGACGAAATCGCTGAATGGCTGGAAGTGGACGATGAGCTCGTAGCCGCGGTAGCGCTGGGCCATTCCGCCGAGGATGCCGAGAAGACCGAGCGCGAGGACGTTGAGTCACTGACCACCTGGATAGGAGAGGACTCAGATGAGGAGTGA
- a CDS encoding ABC transporter ATP-binding protein codes for MLEMDGVTLSLAGRDIIDDVSLSLSAGEKLAVLGPNGAGKTTLLKMAAGLLEPDRGSVIWQNKDILKNRPRIGFLGHEVQLYEDLTLRQNLNFFARLYGCSLKESEIESWLSRFDLMIYADSRVEELSRGMKQRLALCRCFFISPQLLILDEPYTGLDVSSIKVLVELWSELSSCPVLFTTHDLDWGLEHGDRWLLLKKGKAVAGGDSSEVDSLKKKFPGARREKV; via the coding sequence ATGCTGGAAATGGACGGGGTGACGCTGTCTTTAGCCGGCAGGGATATAATCGATGATGTGAGTTTATCGCTTTCAGCCGGAGAGAAGCTGGCAGTTCTGGGGCCGAACGGGGCCGGAAAGACCACACTTTTGAAGATGGCCGCCGGACTTTTAGAGCCCGACCGCGGTTCTGTAATCTGGCAGAATAAAGATATATTAAAAAACAGGCCCAGAATAGGATTTCTCGGTCATGAAGTTCAGCTGTACGAGGATCTGACCCTGCGTCAAAACCTCAATTTTTTTGCCCGCTTATACGGATGCAGCCTGAAGGAAAGCGAGATCGAGAGCTGGCTGAGCAGGTTTGATCTCATGATCTATGCTGACAGCAGGGTGGAAGAATTATCGCGGGGGATGAAGCAGCGCCTGGCACTTTGCCGCTGTTTTTTTATCTCTCCTCAGCTGCTCATTCTGGACGAGCCCTACACCGGTCTGGATGTGAGTTCGATCAAAGTGCTCGTCGAGCTCTGGAGTGAACTCTCCTCCTGTCCTGTGCTTTTTACCACTCATGATCTTGACTGGGGTCTGGAACACGGTGATAGATGGCTTTTGCTGAAAAAAGGAAAAGCTGTGGCCGGAGGCGATTCTTCGGAGGTGGACAGTTTGAAGAAAAAATTCCCCGGTGCCCGTCGGGAGAAAGTTTAG
- a CDS encoding bifunctional metallophosphatase/5'-nucleotidase: MDIFSEEKDRQKPINFTIMHTNDEHSSFLPHRPSDESLSPESAVKIGGFARLASLVKKIREENPGEKKLLVSAGDFLSGDPFSWLSFSGESPELDLMKDLGYDVLTLGNHDLDYGPGHLDEYLDSAGFPASDTELDIIASNTDIPEDGPLSRRGISDFSVQGLEDDFRVGFFGILGDQAIDLIKNRENLEFEHPLVTAEAAVRELKQREADVIIALSHAGLKEDQELVKHVDDIDIIIGGHSHTILTGPVKTEDTIIVQTGCRFENLGVLRLCYRPAAEEVVLRDGEKNLLAVDEEVDPDPAMAEKVSHYTDRLSEYVSRIYHRRLDLNWSAFAANFSVPHLPDLAETPCGNFFTDALRFSAAEMLEKEVDFAFQASGLIRQGLYPEEVDDGKEGVTYYQLASIGGMGSGWNERPGYPLLAGYLTGKEIRRVLELSILISQYMGSPFYLQVSGLRFTYDRRKAILGNIPVLNKPLPTGRAVKSIQKYTGGGVQTRPTVQNSDQFQDIAADDDTEYLVALDYYLASFIPYVCEKIPFLEIELKDEGGEPYQDLSRAVVENKAGEEMKIWEAVFNYSRQQRGSLDPVYKDESGRAENIRELSLLATPAFSALSVFLTLLIVIILVLHIL; encoded by the coding sequence TTGGATATTTTCTCTGAAGAGAAAGACCGACAAAAACCCATCAATTTTACCATAATGCATACCAATGATGAGCATTCATCGTTTCTGCCCCACCGACCTTCTGATGAATCGCTCAGTCCGGAATCTGCGGTCAAGATAGGAGGATTTGCCCGTCTGGCATCTCTGGTGAAAAAGATTCGGGAAGAAAATCCCGGGGAGAAAAAACTTCTGGTTTCAGCCGGTGATTTTTTATCGGGAGACCCTTTTTCCTGGCTTTCTTTTTCCGGGGAGTCGCCCGAGCTCGATTTGATGAAGGATCTGGGTTACGATGTCCTGACTCTGGGCAACCACGATCTCGATTACGGTCCGGGACATCTCGATGAATATCTGGATTCTGCAGGTTTTCCCGCCTCCGATACAGAACTTGATATTATAGCCTCTAATACTGATATCCCTGAAGACGGCCCGCTCTCCCGGCGGGGGATATCTGATTTTTCCGTGCAGGGACTGGAGGATGACTTCAGAGTCGGTTTTTTTGGTATTTTAGGAGATCAGGCTATAGATTTGATCAAGAACAGAGAGAATCTCGAGTTTGAACATCCCCTGGTGACGGCAGAAGCGGCGGTACGGGAGTTAAAACAGAGAGAAGCCGACGTAATAATAGCTCTATCTCATGCCGGTCTTAAAGAAGACCAAGAACTTGTAAAACATGTCGACGATATAGATATTATTATCGGGGGCCATTCTCATACCATTCTGACGGGTCCTGTAAAAACTGAGGATACCATAATCGTTCAGACCGGCTGCCGCTTCGAAAACCTCGGCGTCCTGCGGCTTTGTTACAGACCGGCAGCGGAAGAAGTTGTGCTCCGCGATGGTGAAAAAAACCTGCTGGCTGTTGATGAGGAGGTCGATCCCGACCCTGCAATGGCTGAAAAAGTGAGCCATTACACCGATAGGCTCAGCGAATATGTGTCACGGATTTATCACCGGCGCCTTGATCTCAACTGGAGTGCCTTTGCAGCCAACTTCAGCGTGCCACATCTGCCCGATTTAGCGGAAACTCCCTGCGGCAATTTCTTCACCGATGCCCTGAGATTTTCCGCCGCCGAAATGCTCGAAAAAGAAGTAGATTTTGCTTTTCAGGCCAGCGGCCTCATAAGACAGGGGCTTTATCCCGAAGAGGTAGATGATGGAAAAGAGGGAGTCACCTATTATCAGCTCGCGTCTATAGGGGGCATGGGCAGCGGCTGGAATGAAAGGCCTGGTTATCCCCTGCTGGCAGGTTATTTGACCGGAAAAGAGATTCGGAGAGTGCTGGAGCTGTCAATTCTGATCAGTCAGTATATGGGCAGTCCTTTTTATCTTCAGGTTTCCGGATTGAGATTTACTTATGATCGCAGAAAAGCTATCCTGGGCAATATACCGGTTTTGAACAAACCACTCCCCACCGGAAGAGCGGTTAAGTCGATACAAAAGTATACCGGCGGCGGTGTGCAGACCAGACCCACCGTGCAAAACAGCGATCAATTTCAGGATATAGCTGCAGATGATGATACAGAATATCTTGTGGCCCTTGATTATTATCTGGCCAGCTTTATTCCCTATGTCTGCGAGAAGATTCCTTTTCTCGAAATTGAGCTCAAAGATGAAGGCGGAGAACCATATCAGGATCTCAGCCGGGCCGTAGTCGAGAATAAAGCCGGTGAAGAGATGAAAATCTGGGAGGCTGTTTTCAATTATTCTCGACAGCAGAGGGGCAGCCTCGATCCAGTTTATAAAGATGAAAGCGGTCGGGCGGAGAACATAAGAGAACTATCGCTTCTGGCCACACCTGCTTTCAGCGCTCTTTCGGTTTTTTTGACGCTTTTGATCGTGATTATTCTGGTCCTGCATATTTTATGA
- a CDS encoding cytochrome c maturation protein CcmE, giving the protein MAGDSGPRRIIIGTTLIILVGLAFMISRTYDEGGAYYQTVNEVRQSQTGQDQVRVAGWVVEDSLDYDEDGSELFFRLEDPGGDEQLPVNYSGTKPDEIYEQPQVVIEGTYDGDKFQADTIMFQCPSQYEEELEEERNQ; this is encoded by the coding sequence ATGGCTGGTGACTCAGGTCCGCGCCGGATAATTATAGGAACAACCCTGATTATACTGGTCGGGCTGGCCTTTATGATCTCCCGCACCTATGATGAGGGAGGGGCTTATTATCAAACAGTAAACGAAGTCAGGCAATCTCAAACAGGCCAGGATCAGGTGCGTGTAGCCGGCTGGGTGGTCGAGGACAGCCTGGATTATGACGAGGATGGCAGCGAGCTCTTTTTCCGGCTGGAAGACCCCGGTGGAGACGAGCAGCTCCCCGTTAATTACAGCGGCACAAAGCCAGATGAGATATATGAACAGCCGCAGGTAGTTATCGAGGGTACTTACGACGGGGATAAATTTCAGGCAGATACCATTATGTTTCAATGTCCTTCCCAATATGAAGAGGAACTGGAAGAGGAGAGAAATCAATAA
- the ccsA gene encoding cytochrome c biogenesis protein CcsA yields the protein MGREKSELAAKASRIFFYLSTVLLILSPLFIFVYAPTERVMGDVQRIFYFHVASAWVGFFAFFVVFTASLVYILKEKVIWHQMSLASAEIGVLFTTFVIGSGMLWGRAAWNTWWTWDPRLTTTLIMWFVYLGYLFLNTAATRDKKRKLTAIYGLISFINIPLVFMSIRWWRTLHPVVIEMDGGGGLTPRMVHVMLYSLLTLTVLYLALFLFRFRQLRLKNKLREVKNSIDNVR from the coding sequence ATCGGCCGGGAAAAGTCCGAGCTGGCTGCAAAAGCCAGCAGAATCTTTTTTTATCTGAGTACGGTCCTTCTCATATTATCGCCGCTTTTTATCTTTGTTTACGCCCCGACCGAAAGGGTCATGGGAGATGTTCAGCGTATATTTTATTTCCATGTAGCTTCAGCCTGGGTGGGCTTTTTTGCATTTTTTGTGGTTTTTACTGCCAGCCTTGTCTATATCCTGAAAGAAAAGGTGATCTGGCATCAAATGTCCCTGGCTTCGGCTGAGATAGGGGTTTTATTCACCACTTTTGTCATAGGGTCGGGGATGCTCTGGGGCAGGGCGGCCTGGAATACCTGGTGGACCTGGGATCCGCGGCTTACCACCACTTTGATAATGTGGTTTGTTTATCTGGGATACCTTTTTTTGAATACCGCCGCCACCCGGGATAAAAAAAGAAAGCTGACAGCAATTTATGGACTTATATCTTTCATCAATATACCGCTGGTTTTTATGTCTATCCGCTGGTGGCGGACTCTCCACCCGGTGGTGATTGAGATGGATGGGGGAGGAGGATTGACTCCGCGCATGGTTCACGTGATGCTCTATTCTCTTTTAACCCTGACGGTTCTTTATCTGGCTCTGTTTTTATTCAGATTTCGTCAGCTGAGGCTCAAAAATAAATTGAGAGAGGTTAAAAATTCGATAGATAATGTGAGGTGA
- a CDS encoding heme exporter protein CcmB — MGFFSTIRTLLYREIRLELNTGQLVGSMLFFALLAGILFSMVFTAGLDETDYFPGVYTFSHLFAILLILNRAIARERENGCLELIMLAGSSREAVMISRITANYLFFILISIFITPVFLLLFDLHIPPAGILQLALVILIFQAGLAVTGSILAFLVSYTRLGNLLLPVLLLPLLIPLLLGTVESISLALGGTWNQSFTFWLLLMLTYDLVYFTAAVWLSPYLLEV; from the coding sequence ATGGGTTTTTTCAGCACCATACGCACGCTTCTCTACCGCGAAATTAGACTGGAGCTCAATACCGGTCAGCTCGTCGGTTCGATGCTGTTTTTTGCCCTGCTGGCCGGGATTTTATTCAGCATGGTTTTCACAGCCGGGCTGGATGAAACCGATTACTTTCCCGGGGTTTATACTTTCAGCCATCTTTTTGCCATTCTACTGATTTTGAATAGAGCTATTGCCCGGGAGAGAGAAAACGGGTGTCTGGAGTTGATCATGCTGGCCGGGAGCTCGCGTGAGGCGGTGATGATCTCCCGTATCACAGCCAACTATCTTTTCTTCATCCTGATCTCGATCTTCATCACACCGGTGTTTCTGCTCCTTTTTGATCTTCATATTCCTCCGGCTGGTATTCTGCAGCTGGCGCTGGTTATTTTGATCTTTCAGGCCGGTCTGGCGGTTACCGGCAGCATTTTGGCCTTCCTGGTAAGCTATACCCGGCTGGGAAATTTGCTGCTGCCGGTTTTGCTTCTTCCCCTTTTGATCCCGCTGCTGCTGGGGACAGTAGAATCGATTTCGCTGGCTCTTGGGGGTACCTGGAATCAAAGTTTTACCTTCTGGCTGCTTTTGATGCTGACTTACGATCTCGTTTACTTTACAGCTGCAGTGTGGCTTTCACCATATTTGCTGGAGGTGTAA
- a CDS encoding SOS response-associated peptidase, with protein MCGSFALPVELIEIVDYFNSAEISSGDIRIEVQNFQSDSSIRPTDSVPVLKTENGEQILEEQSWGFQPDFSSRPLINARAETVCEKPTFAAAADSRRCLIPAAAFYEWKQLKPGNKKTRFTISIADRKMFSLAGLYSPYSLNDERKNCFVVITRTARGELRKIHDRMPVILDSEDEKSWLNHSLSDEQIKTLLTKNRNRDLVIDPSPDSTEEQLSLF; from the coding sequence ATGTGCGGCAGTTTCGCTCTGCCGGTCGAGCTGATCGAGATAGTGGATTACTTCAATTCAGCAGAAATAAGCTCAGGAGATATCAGGATAGAAGTTCAAAATTTCCAGTCCGACAGTTCTATCCGGCCCACCGATTCTGTGCCGGTGCTTAAAACCGAAAACGGGGAGCAAATTTTAGAGGAGCAGTCCTGGGGTTTCCAGCCAGATTTCAGCTCCCGCCCTCTCATCAATGCCCGGGCCGAAACCGTATGTGAAAAACCGACTTTCGCTGCAGCAGCCGACAGCAGGAGATGTCTTATTCCCGCTGCCGCCTTTTATGAATGGAAACAGCTGAAGCCCGGAAACAAAAAAACCAGGTTCACCATTTCTATTGCCGACAGAAAAATGTTCTCGCTGGCAGGCCTCTATTCACCCTATAGTTTAAACGATGAGAGAAAGAATTGTTTTGTGGTGATAACCCGGACCGCCCGGGGAGAGCTCAGGAAAATTCATGACAGAATGCCGGTAATTCTGGATAGCGAGGATGAAAAATCCTGGCTGAACCATTCGCTTTCCGATGAACAGATCAAAACACTCCTCACGAAGAATAGAAACCGGGATCTGGTAATAGACCCTTCCCCGGACAGTACAGAGGAGCAGCTCAGCCTCTTTTGA
- the ltaE gene encoding low-specificity L-threonine aldolase, giving the protein MSENQVIDLRSDTITRPDEEMRKAMAGAEVGDDVYREDPTVLELEEKVAEILGKEAALYFPSGTMANQTAILVHTEPGQEVILGKKSHIFYYEAGGAARLSGLQTRTLDDESGCPDPDDVEKAIRGEDIHYPPTGLICLENTHNRAGGRVVKPEIIEKISSIASEKDLPLHLDGARFFNAVQALECSPADLAGYFDSVMCCLSKGLGAPVGSMLAGEEEFIEKAIAKRKLLGGGMRQVGVLAAAGLKALENVDRLAEDHRLASELAEKIDRIDWPELEVDEVNTNFVILKYEGEAGAEALRSRMENIGLLANAIGPSRIRLVTHLDVDEQAIEDFAAGLKQLAGTIS; this is encoded by the coding sequence ATGTCGGAAAATCAGGTTATCGATCTGCGCAGCGACACTATCACCCGGCCCGATGAGGAAATGAGAAAAGCTATGGCCGGAGCAGAAGTTGGGGATGATGTTTATCGCGAGGATCCCACAGTTCTGGAGCTGGAGGAAAAAGTTGCCGAGATTCTGGGCAAAGAGGCTGCTCTTTATTTTCCCAGCGGCACCATGGCCAATCAGACTGCTATTTTAGTGCATACAGAGCCGGGCCAGGAAGTAATTCTGGGAAAGAAGTCTCATATCTTTTATTATGAAGCAGGAGGGGCGGCCAGGTTGAGCGGTCTGCAGACCCGAACACTGGATGATGAATCCGGCTGTCCTGACCCGGATGATGTCGAGAAGGCCATCAGAGGTGAGGATATACATTATCCGCCTACAGGTTTAATCTGTCTGGAAAATACCCATAACCGGGCCGGAGGCAGGGTGGTTAAGCCGGAGATCATCGAGAAGATAAGCAGTATCGCTTCCGAAAAAGATCTGCCTCTGCATCTGGATGGAGCCCGTTTTTTCAATGCTGTGCAGGCTTTAGAATGTTCTCCAGCAGATCTGGCCGGATATTTTGACAGTGTTATGTGCTGTCTTTCCAAAGGATTGGGTGCGCCGGTGGGTTCTATGCTGGCCGGGGAAGAGGAATTTATAGAAAAAGCAATAGCAAAAAGAAAGCTTTTGGGCGGAGGCATGCGCCAGGTCGGGGTGCTGGCTGCTGCTGGCTTGAAAGCTCTCGAAAATGTAGACAGGCTGGCTGAAGATCATAGGCTGGCCTCTGAACTCGCGGAAAAAATTGACCGGATAGACTGGCCCGAGCTTGAAGTCGATGAGGTGAATACAAATTTTGTTATATTGAAATATGAAGGAGAAGCTGGAGCTGAAGCTCTCCGCAGCCGGATGGAAAATATAGGGCTTCTGGCCAACGCTATCGGCCCCAGTAGGATTAGGCTGGTTACCCATCTGGATGTGGATGAGCAGGCTATTGAGGATTTTGCCGCCGGTTTAAAGCAGCTGGCAGGCACGATAAGCTGA
- a CDS encoding FmdB family zinc ribbon protein yields the protein MPTYNYKCRQCENKFSLEATLSEKEAGLEVSCSNCSSEDVFQIFDSVGVLGGGSSTGSDCTSSSCPPDRSCCG from the coding sequence ATGCCCACATACAATTACAAATGCAGACAGTGCGAAAACAAATTTTCCCTGGAAGCCACCCTTTCCGAAAAAGAGGCAGGACTCGAAGTGAGCTGTTCGAACTGCAGCAGCGAAGATGTTTTTCAGATCTTTGACAGCGTGGGAGTGCTGGGAGGCGGAAGCAGTACGGGATCGGACTGCACCTCTTCCAGCTGTCCGCCCGATCGCAGCTGCTGTGGATAA
- a CDS encoding glutamine amidotransferase produces MQKLMITKTGDTKASVKQEFGDFEEMFIDKIELPRHRFMVIKPYDGEDLPDVKNFAEAEIAGLIITGSHAMVTDKKNWINRLISWTEDLLENTAIPVLGVCFGHQLLAAAAGGNVDYHSQGREIGTVPIRLTEAAGDDPLLADLPAEFKSQASHAQTVTGLPPEAVVLAENEYENYHAFRLGEKRIWGLQFHPEFTAGIMKKYIELIKDEIRQNGRDPEKIMEGVRKNPCGAELLNRFTRIAFNQD; encoded by the coding sequence ATGCAGAAATTGATGATCACAAAAACTGGCGACACTAAAGCCAGCGTAAAACAAGAATTTGGCGATTTTGAGGAGATGTTTATCGACAAAATAGAACTTCCCCGACACAGGTTTATGGTCATCAAACCGTATGACGGGGAAGATCTTCCTGATGTAAAAAATTTTGCCGAAGCTGAAATAGCCGGTTTGATAATAACTGGATCACATGCAATGGTTACCGACAAAAAAAACTGGATCAACCGACTTATATCCTGGACAGAGGATCTGCTGGAGAATACTGCCATCCCTGTATTGGGGGTCTGTTTTGGGCATCAGCTCCTGGCCGCAGCAGCCGGCGGAAATGTTGATTATCACAGCCAGGGGCGGGAAATCGGTACGGTACCTATCAGGCTGACTGAAGCTGCCGGTGATGATCCTCTTCTGGCAGATCTACCGGCTGAATTTAAATCTCAGGCCTCACATGCTCAGACCGTCACCGGTCTACCTCCCGAAGCTGTTGTTCTGGCTGAAAACGAATACGAAAATTATCATGCCTTCAGATTGGGCGAAAAGAGAATCTGGGGCCTGCAGTTTCACCCGGAATTCACCGCCGGAATTATGAAAAAATATATCGAACTCATAAAAGATGAAATCAGGCAAAACGGGCGAGATCCCGAAAAAATCATGGAAGGCGTCCGCAAAAATCCTTGCGGAGCTGAGCTTCTCAATCGCTTCACCCGCATTGCCTTCAATCAGGACTGA